Genomic window (Dictyoglomus thermophilum H-6-12):
CCCATTTTTTTCATTTCAGTTGTAATTATCTGTTTTCCTTTGTTAAAGTCATATTTATAAAGTTTCTCTAAATTTGCTATGGTGTCCTTGTATCTTTCATATTCTGGGAATCCTTTGTTAAGAGGTAATAGTTTTACTTCTGCAAGTCCTCCCATTATCTCGTCTACTATATATTGTCTATCAATTACAATATTCATTGCTTCTCTTATTTTTTTGTTGCTGAAAGGATTTAGCCTACCATCTTTGTAAGTAGGTCCTACTGGGTTGAAGGTTAGTTCATAGTAAAGTCCAAAAGATGTTCCGTAAGTTAGATTTGGATCTTCTTTTATTCTTCTGAAGAGTTGTGGGTCACTTATTTCATTGAAATAAATATCAATGTCTCCTTTGGACATCATTTCTACAGCCTTTGCCATATCTTTTTCAGGAATAAATGCTACTTGGTCGAGCCAGCCATTGGGGTTAACATTTAATGTTTGTGCGGGTGCAGAAAGGAGAGAGAATAAAAGTAGGGATAAAAGTAGTAATAATATCCTTGGGATACCCTTTTTCAGCATGATGCACCTCCCACCTAAATCAGATTTTAGTATTAATGATAAAAATAATTTTTGTTATTGTCAACTTAAATAATTTTTAGGCTACTTATTAGGGCACTTGGTCAGGACATAGGTGCCACTTTTAAGGAATAAAGATAAATTCTTTGTAAATAGGCCATATTGTGAGAGAAGATCTTCCATAAGAATAACAGGGAAAGAAAATATATGAGGATGAACAAGAAAATTAGAAGAGATTAACTTCTCATAAGGAGTTTTACCATCCATACCAATTCCAAAACTTGGTCTTGCTATGTTCCATGTATCCTGCCATCTTTGAGCTTTAACAAGAAACTCCTTTACATTTTTACATCTTTCTGCATGAATACCAAGGAAATACTCATCATCCTGCCTATGAGAATTTTCAACTATACCCATAAGATATTTAGCTCCCTTCGGTATTGGTTTTAGCTCTACAATCTTTCACTTCCTAAACAAAACTCCTCACCATTATCTACTCTTATACTTATTTTATGTCTCACATTATGAGCTCTCCACCACAAAACCACAAAGATAATAAAAGAGTAAGCAGTGAATATTGTTCTTGTTTTAACATCAATAATATTCCATTCATACTGAGGTAAATTAAACTTAACCAAATGATTATACACATCATTAGTAAGAGAATTTTTATCAAGGAGATGTTTAGTATCCAGTTGAAATTCTTGGAAAGGGAGAAGAGCTTCATAGAAAGTTAAGATCATAGGCTGTATCCTCCTCCTTGGAAAGGATTGAGAGATCTAAAGAAAGTGAGATTTAATTTCTTAATTATACCAAGGAGAAGAGATACAGCCTCAATTCTTTTTATCTTCTTAGCTTCATTATTATTTCTATATTCCTCATACTGGTACCTATCTCCATACCTATGTGGTTAGGCTACTTATTAGAATCTTGACAAGCTTTAAAAAAAATCATATTCTAAAATCAGTGGTTCTTGGGAAGGCGGGTGTAGCTCAGAGGTAGAGCATCGGCTTCCCAAGCCGAGGGTCGCGGGTTCAAATCCCGTCGCCCGCTCCATGTAAAAATTAAGTAATGAGGCGGCATCGCCAAGCGGCTAAGGCAGGAGATTGCAAATCTCCCATTCCCCGGTTCGAGTCCGGGTGCCGCCTCCAAATTAATGATTAAAATGGTGGGGCTGTGGCGCAGAGGGAGCGCGCTTCCATGGCACGGAAGAGGTCGGGGGTTCAAGTCCCCCCAGCTCCACCAAATTTTTTGTTAGTTTTTGAGGATTATGAATAAGTTTTTAAAATACTTATTTTTTATTTTATTGATAACTCTATTTATGCTTACTTTTGTATTAGGTAAGGACGAAGATTTATTGCTGAAACTAGCAAAGGAAAATGAGGAAAAATATTTAAAAAACCCCGACAAAAGTTATGTTTCATGGAATATAGCTGTAGATTGTTATACTAATCTTTATCAGGTCTATGGTTATACTGAGTTGAAAGAAAAACTAATTAAATTGCATATTGATGGGGCATTAATAAATAGTAAAAATCTTAATTTTTTTAATTTTCATTATGGATACTCGCCAAAGTATCCGTTAAAAGTTGCAGTATTAGACCTAACTAATTATCCTAAATTTGATTACTATCTCTTCAATAGAGTTCTTCCTTTATTTATTACTATTTATAATAATGGAGAGAAAGATATTGACCTATCAAAAGTAATTATCAGTTTAGAGAACGTTTCAAATAATCTTGAAAAAATTCTTAATAATGAAGACTCATTTAGAAAAGTGCTCGGTTATGATTTAGTATATTATCCTATAGTTAAGCTATTAAAACCTAAAGAAAGTTTCTCTTTTATTCTTCTTTTTACAAAAAACAACTTTCCTAAGCTTCTTAGATTCACCTATCAAGATATAGAGGTAAATGTAATATTTTTTGAAAACATTCCTCTTATAGAGTCTTCTTCCCCTAAGGTTTGATGCTTGATTTACATTCTTGCATGTTGATGATATAATTTTTCAACCAAAAAGGAGGGATTTTTGTTGTTTGAAATAATATTGAAAAAACAGTTAGCGCCTAATGTAAAATTAATTGAGGTGAAGACTCCTCTTATAGCCAAAAAGGCTTTGCCTGGACAGTTTGTGATTTTGAGAGTGCATGAAAAAGGAGAAAGAATACCCCTTACTATTGCTGATAAAAACTTAGAGAAAGAGAGCATAACGATAGTCTTTCAAGAGGTCGGAAAGACAACGAAACTCTTAGGAAGGTTAGGAGTAGGGGATAAGATTTCTGATATTGTGGGTCCTCTTGGAAATCCAAGTGAGATAGAAAAGTTTGGAGTTGTTATAGGAGTTGGTGGAGGAGTAGGCATAGCTGCTCTTTATCCTATTTTAAAGGGTTTAAAAGAGAAGGGAAACTATGTCATTAGTATAATTGGTGGAAGAAGTTCTGACTATGTAATATTTAGAGAAGAGATTAAGAATATTAGTGATGAAATTTATATAACTACCGATGATGGAAGTTTAGGGAGAAAAGGATTAGTTACTGATGTGCTAAAAGAGATCCTCGAAGAAAGGAAAATAGATAGAATATGGGCTGTTGGCCCAACTATAATGATGAAGGTAGTTTCTGATCTTACTAAAAATTATGGTGTTCCCACTATTGTAAGTTTAAATCCCATTATGGTGGATGGTACAGGAATGTGTGGTGGGTGTAGGGTTACAGTAGGAGATAAAATTAAATTTACTTGTATAGATGGTCCTGAATTTGATGGTCACCTGGTTGATTTTGATGAATTATTGGCAAGGTTAAAGACATATAAGGAAGAAGAAGCCTTAGCTTTAAGATTATTTGAGGAAAGTGAGGTAGGTAAGGTTGGCCATAGTAAAAACTAAGACTCCAATTCCAGAACAACCTGTAGAGGAGAGGATTAAAAATTTTGATGAGGTTGCTCTTGGTTATACGGAAGAACAAGCTCTAATAGAAGCAAGTAGGTGTTTGCAGTGTAAAGATGCCCCTTGTGTAAAAGGTTGTCCAGTTAACATTGATATTCCTGGTTTTATAAGATTGATTAAAGAAAAGAAATATGATGAAGCGATAAAAAAGATAAAGGAAAGTAATAATCTTCCTGCAACTACAGGAAGAGTTTGTCCACAGGAAACTCAGTGTGAAGCTCTTTGTACTCTTAAAAAAGTAGGAGAACCTGTAGCTATTGGTAGGCTTGAAAGATTCGTAGCAGATTATGAGCTAAACAAAGGTTATGAAATACCACCAATAGTAAAAAAATATGATAAAAAGGTTGCAGTTGTAGGTTCAGGACCTGCAGGACTTACTGTTGCTGGTGATTTAGCAAGAATGGGGATTAAGGTTTCAATTTTTGAAGCTTTTCATGAGCCAGGTGGTGTCTTAATTTATGGAATTCCAGAATTTAGACTTCCTAAGAGAATAGTTAGAGCTGAGGTGGAGTATATAAAAAGTCTCGGTGTTGAGATTTTTACTAATGTAGTTGTGGGCAGAAGCGTTACTATAGATGAACTCTTAAAAGAATATGATGCGGTTTTTATT
Coding sequences:
- a CDS encoding sulfide/dihydroorotate dehydrogenase-like FAD/NAD-binding protein codes for the protein MFEIILKKQLAPNVKLIEVKTPLIAKKALPGQFVILRVHEKGERIPLTIADKNLEKESITIVFQEVGKTTKLLGRLGVGDKISDIVGPLGNPSEIEKFGVVIGVGGGVGIAALYPILKGLKEKGNYVISIIGGRSSDYVIFREEIKNISDEIYITTDDGSLGRKGLVTDVLKEILEERKIDRIWAVGPTIMMKVVSDLTKNYGVPTIVSLNPIMVDGTGMCGGCRVTVGDKIKFTCIDGPEFDGHLVDFDELLARLKTYKEEEALALRLFEESEVGKVGHSKN